The genomic window AGCGAGGCGACTTCGTCGTCGGTCAAGAAGCGCCAACCGCCTTTTCCCAGCGTCTCATCCAGCGCCACAGGTCCAATCGCTTCGCGGCGCAGCGTCATCACGTGGTTCCCCACGGCGGCAAACATGCGGCGGACCTGGTGGTACAGTCCCTCGCCAATCGCAATCACCACGGTATCGCCCTCTGCCCGGATTTCGCGGGCAAGCACCGGGCGGCGTTCATCCTTGAGCATCACGCCCTTCAGGAGTTCAGCCTCCTGTTCCGCGGTAAACGGGCGCGCGAGGCCCACGCGGTAATACTTGAGCATGCCCTTCTTGGGGCTCTCGACCCTGTGGATAAAGTCGCCCTGGTTGCTCAGCAGCAAAAGGCCCTCGGAGTCCGCATCCAGGCGGCCCACGCTCTGTATGCCCATCGCGGTAAAGCGATCCGGCAACAGCGAATAAACCGATTCGTGGTCACGCGGGTTGTGGCTGCACTCGGCGTCGACGGGCTTGTGGAGCATCACGTAGAGCTTTTCCTGCGTAGTGACTTCCTCGCCGTTCACGGTAATGCATTCGGGGCGCTGAGCGAACTCCATGAACGGGTCGTCCAGGACCTTCCCGTCCAGTTCCACAAAACCCATGCGAACCAGGGCACGCGCTTCCTTGCGGCTCCCGAAACCTATACTCGCCAACAGGCGGTCCAAAGTCAAAGCAGGCATTAATCCTCCACCATCCAGCCGACAATCTTCTTGCGGATAAAACCGAGTTCCGGCAGCTCGCCGGTCTTGAGCACGCGGGCACGCCTGCGCCAGAACAGCAGGAACAGGATTCCGGCATACACGAGCGTCATCAGCAGCAAATAAAAGAAGCGGCACAGGTTCGTACGGGCATGAATAGCGCCCTGCGCACGCAGTTCGCGGTCACGGCACCAGTCCATCCTGAAATCCCACGCCCTCAGGTACGGGAAGCCCTTGAAAACGCCATTCAGCGCGGCACCGTAACCCATAGTCTCGTAATCGCCGCGGATACCCTCGACAAAGCAGTCCACGAACTTTATGTTGAACAACCGGACCACAATACCGAGCAAACTTTTCACATAGCGAAACGCGCGCTCATCCAAATCGGGCGTAAGGATAATCGTCCAGAACTGTTCGTCCGTGAGCTTGGGCTTTTCCTTTTTTTCGGGTTCCGAGGAATCCTCGGGGGCTTCAGGCTTATCTTCGACACTCGGCGCCTCAGCAATCGCCACCGGGGCTACGGGCGCTTCTTTAGACGCTTCTTTAGACTCTTCTTTAGACGCTTCTTTAGGCTCTTCTTCTACAGCCGGCGTTTCTTCCACAGCAGGCGTTACGGGCGGAGCGGAGGGTTGTTCTTCCGCCGGAGCAGTCATCTTTTCGGCGGGCCTTATAGGCGCCGTCGCCACGAATTCCGGTTCGGCACCTTCCGATGCGGCATCATCCACATCCTTGTCCGAACTGTCGCCATCTAAATAATCCGCGCGGGCCTCACCAGCACCTTCGCCTGATTCCTTGGTATTCTTTCCCCACTTCTTCTCGCCCGTCCAGAGCTTCTTTCCAAAAAAGAAAAACAGCGCCCGGCATCCGCGTTCGCCCGCCTCGAATTCAATCCTGAACCGGAACGGGAAAAACAGCAGAACCAGCGCTATTACGCAAAGGACGACTGTAAGCCAGAAGAGGAATCCGCCCATTACTTCTCGGCTTCGTCAGCCTTCTTGCTGATAATGTCAATCAGCTCGGCAAAGCTCTTGGTCTTCAAGATCTGGCCGAACTGTTCCTTGTAGTTGCGTGCGGTCGAAAGATCGTCGATCACCAGGTCCCACGCCTTCCAGTTGCCGTTCACGAGGCTCATCTTGTACTCGAGCACAGATTCCTTGCCCTTGTTCCAGAGGTGAGCCACCACGCGGGCCTCGTCAGAGCCCTTCATCTTCGCGGGTTCGTACACCGTAGAATCGGCACGGTAGAGTTCAAGCCTCTTGGCGCTCGAATTGCGGACCATGCGCTGGAATTCCGCGACGAACTTTTCCTGCGAAGCGGCATCCTGCTTTTCCCAGTCGCCCTTCGAAAGCGACTTCTTCGCCAGGAGCGCGAAATCGAAGGAATCACTCAGGAGCGACTTGACGCGTTCCGTCTCCTTCGCGTTGCGGCTAGACTTCTTGAGGAGCGTCTGGAGTTCCGCATCCTTCTTCTTCACTGCATTTACGGGGTCTTCGGCGGCAAAGGCCAGCACGGAGGCAAGCGAAAGCAGAACA from Fibrobacter sp. includes these protein-coding regions:
- a CDS encoding phospholipid-binding protein MlaC; this encodes MIRKMFVLLSLASVLAFAAEDPVNAVKKKDAELQTLLKKSSRNAKETERVKSLLSDSFDFALLAKKSLSKGDWEKQDAASQEKFVAEFQRMVRNSSAKRLELYRADSTVYEPAKMKGSDEARVVAHLWNKGKESVLEYKMSLVNGNWKAWDLVIDDLSTARNYKEQFGQILKTKSFAELIDIISKKADEAEK
- a CDS encoding pseudouridine synthase, with amino-acid sequence MPALTLDRLLASIGFGSRKEARALVRMGFVELDGKVLDDPFMEFAQRPECITVNGEEVTTQEKLYVMLHKPVDAECSHNPRDHESVYSLLPDRFTAMGIQSVGRLDADSEGLLLLSNQGDFIHRVESPKKGMLKYYRVGLARPFTAEQEAELLKGVMLKDERRPVLAREIRAEGDTVVIAIGEGLYHQVRRMFAAVGNHVMTLRREAIGPVALDETLGKGGWRFLTDDEVASLMGS